DNA from bacterium:
GGGCTTTCGGACTATCTGGCCGGGGAGTTGGATCTTGAGCAAGTGCTCAGGGAGACTGGGATCCAGAAGCTCTCTTTCATAGCTTCGGGATCCAACAGGGAAAACCCCATAGAATTGATCTCCTCGGAGAGGATGAAATCCCTTGTGGAGAAGATCCGCTCCCAAGAAGAGGAGACCTTCGTGGTCCTGGACAGTACTCCAGCCCTTCTGACCAGTGAACCCCGCATCTTGGCCCAGATGGCCGATGGGGTGGTCTTTGTGGTGCGCCATGACCTGACCCCCAGAAACGGGCTGAAAGAGGCCATGGAATACTTTCCCAAAGAAAAAATACTGGCACTGGTCTTCAATGATGTGCCTCCCCAAGCTCTGAAGCTCTACGGACACGCGTACGGGGCTTATTACTATGGGGGATCCTACAAGCCTAAAGATGAAAAGACCCGTTCCTGACACCGGGAGAAGCCCAAGGAAATGATCCCGTGGGCTGTGTCGGATTTTCTTACGCTTTGTGATGTGCTAGCCAAAATCTCTTGCCTTGAAAGGAGCTAGCAAACTCCCTGGCTCCCAGTGTTGAAAGAGGGGGGTTTAGGCTCTGCTCAGGTAAATTCATCCTTTCTCGATCTCAAAGCCAAGGCCTTCCCAAAGAGAAGTGGCCCCAGACCTAAGCTATCCTGTTGGGATTTCATGAATTAAGTCTTGACCGTTTCTCGGGGATCTTGAAACCCAAGATATCTGGGCCCCCCAAAGGGGAGCCTTGGTGTCGGATTATCTTACAACTTTGAGCTTTTGGATGAGGCTCTGGAGGGAAAGCTTCTGGTCGTATTTTTCCTAAAAAGACTTGACATGCAAATAGATAGGGGCTTTGAAGCCCGATCACACACCTTGGGCCTGCACATGTGCCCAAAAAAATTTTTTTATTCACCTCTTTTTTTGGGGAGAAGGCTCTTGCCAGAATAACTCATAGAAACTCCAATAGTTGAGGTTACAAGGAATCCATGGTGAGACTCTCTTTTGTCATGGGGGCCTGGGACAAAAAAAACCAGAGGCAATATTTGGCACAAATATGGCTTTTCGAAGTAAAAATGTGCGCATGGGGAGCTCAGGCCTTGGGCCTGGCTTCGAGGGGCATGCTAAATCCCCTGGATGGTTTGGGCCAGGGGCAGGCTTAGAGGATCAGCAACAGAATTCCAGCCCAGATAAGGGCGCTTAGAAGGGCTCCCAGGAGCATTCCTTTCATGAATCTTGCGCCCGAGTGCATGTCCTCCATGAGGCCACAGGCAGCCTCAAGGGAGACATCTTTGCCCTGCTCCAATGGAGGGGCCGGAGAAGAACCATGTAGGCTTTCCCTTTTGGGTGCAAAGCAGGGCTCTTGTGGAAGAACATCCGGAGCACAATGTTCCATGGCGTATTTCCTCCCAGCTGGTCTTGCCTTAGTGGATCACGAATCCTCCATGGGAAGAGGCTCGGCACGCTCCGTGGCTTGTGGAGCGAACAACTATCTTGTAACCGGAGCCAGGCTTGAGCTCGTGGGGCAAAGGCCAGAGGAGTTGGCCTGTGTTGGGCACATTGGCTCCTATGAGCCTGATGCGCCTGGAGCCCTTGTGCAGGGCCACAGAGACCCAATCCCCGCAGAAGCCCTCCGGGGTCCAACTGATGAGCAGATCCTCTCCTCTTCGGAAAACCGAGCCCTCCCCGGGGGCCAAAACCTGCGGCTCCCATATGGAGAAGCTCTCCTGGGATTGGGCTTGCTCCTGGGGCAGCTGCCTGCCTTGAACTCTTATGACGTAACCTTCTCCGGCCGGAAATTTTTTGCCCATGCGAAGCAAAAAGGAGCCGTGGTTGGGGGTGGAAGAGCGAAGAGTAATGCTGCCAGATGGACCCACCAGTTCCAGGGACACATGGGAAGAATCGAAGCCGGCCCAGCGGATCTCATAAACGCAGCCTCTGGCCCATGTTATGCCTGCACCATTGGGGTATATAAGCCTGGGATCTGCGTAAAGATCCGCAAAGACTTCCTGGCTGTACCCGCTTTCCAGCCCATCCAGGTTGATTGCTGTGACTGCAAAGTACCAACGCCCCTGGTAAAGGTCCAGGGTATATTTGCAAACTCCCCCGAGGCATTGCCTGGAGCTGACCCTCTGTCGGAAGGTGTAATCTCCAGAGCAATTACCGTAATAGAGGCGGTAAAAGCTTATGCGGTCCTGTGGGGGGGACTCGTCCCAGGCCAAGGTGACCTGAAAAGCTTGAGCCTTGCCCACGAGAAAAAAAGACAAAAGGCTTATCAGGGCAGCAGCGTACATGGCAAGAAGCGTTGGTTTTTTGTCATTGCAAGTCAAAAAAATTCCTCCACAGGGGGAAAAAAGATCCTGGGAATCTCATATATCAAAGGCCCTGGTGACGGATCTGGCTCCTTTGCCCACAGGATGGGCTTGCGCATTTCACATAAACTAGCAGAAATGATGCCAAGCTCAGGGCATCTTTTTGGGGCCGGGCTCAACAAGCCAAGGCCACACAAGTCTCTGGCACATGACTCTTGAGGAGGAGGTTCTTCTTGGAGAGAAGGGGGCAAGAGGACAAAGCCCATGGTATTTCTGGGAGCCAATGACCTGTGGGCGGCCATCTTGGACATGATGGCTCCTAGGTCCTGAGGTGATTCACTAAATATAGAGGCTTGTAGCATCTAAAAATTTAAATGTCAAGTGAAGAAATGATAGTTAAGCATCTGAATTTAAATGATATCATCGAGTGGAGAAAAAGAACATCTTGTGAGGCCTTGGCTTCTTGTGTTTGGCCTTTTGGACAAAAAGAGATAAACCTATCATACAGAAGATGGGGTGATGTCTTTGCCAGGAGCCAGGGGAACCAGGGTGGTGCACTCCTGGGGGATAAGATGGTCTAAGGGCGCGATCCGGGTTGTTGCCAGATAGCTCCGGTTGAAGTACCTTTTGGGACTCGGGGTCATGGAACGGGTCTTGCCGCAGGAAATCTTAGTTAGAAAAGGATCTTTGGAGCTTGGAGAAGTAATCTTTGGGATCAGGGTTTGAATGTCTGGGAGCTTGTTGGGGGATCAAAAGGAGAATTTCATTTGAATCCCCGGCCGGGGTAGAATAAACTGGCATGTGTTTGGAGGGGGGAGGGGAATGGAAAGGCTGGCCATGGAAGCCAGGATAGAGTGTGACATGACAGGCTTGGTGGAAAGAAGAGTAGCCGAGAGGCGCATGGGTGAGAGAAGGCAGGGTGAGAGGAGGCAGGCCTCTTTAAACTACAAATTCCTCCTCCTGGGGATTGCTTGTAGAAGAAGCGGTCAGGACAGAAGAGTCTGTGAGAGACGTCGAGGCGACAGAAGAGCCAGCAATTCTTGTTAGATAATCCCGACTCGGGTCATCTACCCAAGCACTTAAAACTTGGCCAACCCAAAGCTTTTCAAGGAGCCCTGGGCTCTTGTATCAGGCCCTCGGGGGGCTGCTACAAGCTCTGAAAGGGCCTCTGGGGTTTACCCCCCCTATGCCGAGACCCAAGGTCCTGGCCGGGGGGGGTGATGGGAGAGGCCTTCCTATTTTTTACTCAACTTGAGCCCCTTGGGGGGAGATGGAGCAGCGTTCACACGAATCGTGAAGCTCTTGGACTGCATGGCTCCGTCATCATCTCTTACCTGAAGCACTGCCGTAAAGGTTCCTTCGGAACTGTACGTGTGCTGTGCGTTTAGCTGGGTGGCCGTTGTGCCGTCCCCAAAGTCCCAAAGCACAGATACTATCTCGCCGTCTGGGTCTGTGGCAACGGCCGTGAAGGAGACCGTAAGAGGTGGAGCACCTCTTAGGGGTGAGGCCTCGGCCGTAAGGCTCGGGGGCTGATTGGGGGGTGAGACCGTGATCTGAACAGATTTGGAGGCCGTGGCGCCAGCATCATCCCTTACTGTGAGTGTGGCTGTATAGGTTCCCGGATTGGTGTAGGTGTGAGAAGTACTTTGCTGGTTTGAGCCAGTTCCATCACCAAAGACCCAGGAATATTCCACGATGGTACCGTCAGGGTCACTGCCCGAGCCCACGAAGGACACGGTCAGGGGGACGTGGCCCGAGGATGGAGCGGCCGTAACATTCACAGTAGGAGGTTGGTTGGCGGGGGTGACCGTGATCTGCACAGAGGCTGTGGCCGTTGCTCCGTCATTGTCTGTGACTGTCAGGCGGGCCGTGAAATTACCTGCGGACATGAAGGTGTGGGATGGGTTCTGAAGGCTGGATGTGGAGCCATCACCAAAATCCCAGGAATAAGAAACTATGGTGCCATCCTGGTCAGCCCCGCTTCCCTGGAAGTTCACAATCAGAGGTGCCTGTCCTGAAGTCACAGAGGAGGAAGCCGAGGCTTGCGGCGGGAGATTCTCCCTGGCGCTCACCTCATTGGAATAGTCGCTTTCATTACCCTCTGTGTCATAAGCGGTCACGGCAAAATAATAGGTGACCCCAGCCTGAAGGCCGGCCAGGTTGTAGAGGGTCACGTTACCCACATTCACATTCTGTGAATAGCTTCTGGAGGAAGTGCCATAGTAGAGTTTGTATCCGGCCAGGTCTGGCTCCTGATTGGGATCCCAGGCCAAGGTGAAGGATGCCCCCAGGCAGTGTTGGGGCAAGAAAAGGAAAAGAAAAGGCAAGAAAAACAAAAACCAGGGCGAGAGCCTCATTTCTCTTCTGACAAGACACCCTTTGGCTGGCCTTTGGTCTGTCTGAGCAAGCCTGCCAAGGGCCCCCTTTCCCATTTCCCTGCTTTCTGTTCCTGAAAAAACCAGTTTCAAGGTCCCAGCCATATAATGATCTCCCCCCAAACCCTCGGCCTTTATGCAATGTGTAAGCTCACTGTGTGGAGAAGTATCCCTCCGAATAACCGAAACAGCCCTTGTTGGAGACGGATTCTATCTTGATGCGGTACCTGGGGCTTGGCTTGAGCTCAGAGGGAATTTCCCATTGGTAAGTGCCTGTATTGGGTGCCATGGATGCAATGCTCATCACGGTCTTGTTGCCCTTAAGAAGCAGGATGTCCACCTCGGGTCCACAGAAGCTCTCGGGATCCCACACTATGTTTTGTGGGGCAGATTTCTCCATCAAGGCCCCCTTGGCAGGTGAGATGACCGTGGGAGCAATGATGCGCAGCTCTTCCTCTGATGAGTCGGAGACGTTCTTTCCTGAGACCCTCACCTTGTAGCCTTCTGCGGGCTGGAGCTTCTTGCTCACAACCCATGAAAAGACCCCGTCATTATTGGTACCCTTGGCTATCTTCTTCACAGGGACCCCGTCTTTGAGGAGCTCCAGGGTGACCTTGGAGTCAGGGAAATTCTTCCAGAGGATGTCGTACACACATCCTTTTATCCATGTGATGTTTCCATTGGGATATATGAGGGTGGGCTCCGAAGCCTCGGAGATCACATGGAGTTCCTGGCTAAAGTCGCTTTCGTTCCCATGCTGGTCAAAGGCGGTCACAGCCACGTACCAATGTCCCTGCTCCAGATCCAGCTCCGCTGAGCAGGAATTCCCCTGGCACACATCCGTCCCAAGCACCAGATGAGCCCCGTACTGACGGGATTCAGAACCCCAGTAAAGAACATAACCTGCCACCTGGGGCTCAGGGCTTCGATCCCACTGAAACTTAAAGCTTTCCCCCATGGCCGGCAAAGCCCATGCCAGTGTCATCATCTGACCCAATAGGCACAGAAGCTTCCTAAACCTGCCCTTGTTCAAAATTGTTCCTACATTTACCAAAAAGTAATTGACTCTGGGCTGGCTATCCTGTCTTGAGGGCTCATTAAGCTTTGATATCAAACTGTTAGCCATTGTCTGGATCCCCTTTACTCTTTTGTCGCTCTTCCAATACGCAAGGGGCATGCCCGGGAGGCAAGGGGGAAGTGGGAGCCCCAAGGACACATCATCTAGGCCAGGCCCTGGGCAATTCCTGAAAAGGGTCACGGGTCTGGGGCAAGGGGCTCGAGGGGCTGAGCCCCATTTTTTTGACTGGTTCGGGCCAGGGCAGAAAATCTCAGCGCTGGCCTTTCTCAGACTCTTCCTTTTGGGAACGTGATGTACGATTTTGTAACTGCTTTTTTCCGGGCAGGGCCCTGCATGCTTGTTTTTGTGCAAGGCACGGGGTTTGCATAAAGAAGAGATGCAAGCAATACAGGAGAGGTTCCATGGGTGTTGAGAATGCCAAGACCTGTGAGATTCTAACCAGGCGGATCTCCCTTACCCGCGTGGAGAGCGTAGGACAGGATCCCAAGGGAGTCGTGGTGGGATGGGAATACGCTCCTCCCCGAAAAGGGGAGCGCTATGCGGTTTACCTGGGCAAGGGGAGGGTTCTTAGAACCAGCTCGGTGGAAGACGTGCGGGAGAACATGGGTTCTCTTCTTATAAAAACCGCCAATTCCATCTACAAGGTTCAGTACCTAAACGGAAAGTAAGCCTTTCCTGTTGCCTGGGCCATCTGCTCTTTTTCTATTTCCATCCGCAGGGGATGGCTGCAAGCCGGCCTCTTCCCGGAAAATGTTCAGCCCAAGCCTTAGACTTCCCAAGTTTTGCTCCAGGAGGGATTCCCTGGAGAGGGCCTGAAGCCCTCTTTCAAGCTCCGGAGCCGAAAAAGGAAGCCAGCCCAGGGCACAGGCCGCTCCCACCAGCACCAGGTTGGCCCCCAGCAAGAAACCACTTTTGCCTGCCACAGAAAGAGCCGGCACAGAGGCTGCTTTGATGTCCATGGAGTTGAGGTACCTTGCCAGGCTGGGCAGTCCAAGCTTGTTTTTGCCCTGTTCCAGAACCAGGAACCCTCCTCTTTTGAGGTAGGCCAGGTACCTAAGACCCTCATCCTCGTTAAGACCCAGAAGCAAATCCGCCTTGCCCTTTCTGATAAGGGGCCCCGCCTCTTTCTTGCCCATCCTCAGGTGGGATACCACAGAGCCTCCCCTCTGGGCCATGCCGTGGGTCTCGCAGGCACAAACAGCCCAGCCCTTAGCCAGGGCCACGTGAGCCAAGAGTCCGGTCACAAAAAGGATGCCCTGTCCCCCCACACCTGCAAGAAGCACGTTCAAAGGGCCACCTCCTCTTTTGGCTTTATTGCACCACGCGGGCACACAAGCACACACACCCCGCAGCCCACACAGAGGCTCTCCAGCACCACAACCTGACCTTTGGACTCATCCCATGCCAGGGCCGGACACTCGAAGGCCTCCAGGCAGTGACGGCAGGCCTTGCAGCGCTCAGTAACCAAAGGGGGTGTGGCGCCGCTCAATGCTCTTTTCCCCTGGTGGAGCACACATGGGTGCCTGGCTATGACCACCGAGACCCCTGCCTGCTCAGAAGCAGACCTCTCCCATGCTCCCTTGAGGGCCTTTACCATGGCCTTGACATCATAGGGATCGCACACCTGCACGAAATCCACCCCGCAGCCTGCCACCAGCCTTTCCAAGGGCACAGGGTTCCCGGGCGAGCCGTCGGCCCTTTGATTCCAGGCCGGAGTGGATTGCATGCCGGTCATGGCCGTCACCTGGTTGTCCAGGATCACCAGCACGAAACGGGCCCGGTTGTGAACGGCATTGACCAATGCTGATATGCCCGAGTGATAGAAGGTGGAATCCCCCATGGTGGCCACTATGGGCTGTTCCTGATTGTCCAGGCTGAAGGCCTGGTAAATGCCGCTGGCCAGGGTGATGCCAGAGCCCATGTCCAGGACCGTGTCCACACCACCCAGGTTTGATCCCAAGGTGTAACAGCCTATGTCGCTTGGATAAATGGCCTTGGGAAAAGCCCTCCGAATGGCGTAAAAAGATGCCCTGTGGGGACACCCTGCGCACAAGGTGGGCCTTCGTCCAGGCAACTGGGCCTCCTCGAGGGCCCTGTCCAGGAGGGTCCTTTGCCTGGCTCTTGTTCTGGAACCTGGCTTTCCCTTAACCTCTCCAAGGGCTCTTTCCATGACCTCCCAGATGATCTCTGGAAGAAGCTCCCCCTCTGAGGGCACATGGCCTGTGCTTCGGCCCATGACCCGAGTCTTGTCAGGGAGCTGAACCTCCAGGAAAGAATCCGGCTCTTCCAGTACAAGGACTTTTTCACAGGACTCAAGAAACTCCCCGGCCTTTTTCCTGGGAAAGGGGAATGGCATGTTCACAACCAGCAAGGGGATCTCATGGAGACCTTCCTCTTCCAGAAGTTCCATGGCCACCAAAGCGGGCACCCCCCCGGCCAGGATTCCCAACGGGATCCGGGCATCTGCTTTGAGGGCGCCCCTGAGCCTGGTCATTCCCTCTGAGACTGCCTCCAGCCTCCTGAGCTTTTGGTTCAGCTCCTTGTGAAGCAGGAACCTGAACCTGGGAGTGGCAGCCCAGCGGGAAGGATTTCTCTTGAAAGAGGCCTTGTTGGGGCGCAAGCTGGGAGCAAGGGAGCCCACCTTCATGTCTTGTCTGCCGTGGCTCAATCTGGTCACAGAGCGAAGCATGACCGGTATGTTGAACCTTTCTGAGATCTCCAGGCCTCTTCGGGCCAGAGTCCTGGCCTCCTGGGGGCAGGAGGGATCCAGAACCGGCACCTTAGCAATCCAGGCCATGCGCCGGGAATCTTGTTCTGTCTGTGAAGAGTGGGGGCCAGGGTCATCGCACGAAACCACCAGAAACCCCCCTTCAACTCCTGTATAGGCCGAACTCATGAGGGAATCGCAAGCCACGTTCAGGCCCACCTGTTTCATGCAGCAGGCGGCCCTCTTGCCCACCATGGCCGCTGCAAAGGCCTGGTCAAAGGCCACCTTTTCATTGATGGACCACTCGGCGTAAAGGGGTACCTCCCACTTGCGGCTCATCTTCAGGGCTGCAGGAAGGATCTCCGAGCTGGGGGTGCCCGGATAACCGGTTATCACCTGGCAACCTCCTTCCAAAAGCCCCAATGCTATGGCCTCGTTGCCCATGAGCACTTCCCTTTGCCTACGGGCCATTGGCATCTCCTTATGCTTTATTCTCATCCGCCCCTTGCGAGGCCTTGGCCCTGTTTATCTCCTCCATCAAGACCACGGCCTTGGGCTTAGGGGGGGTCTCAAAAAATAAATCCCATTTTTCTGCAGGAACCAATCTGGATAAGACCCGCCTCAGATTGGGCAGCCTCCATTCCCAGCACAGAAGCATCCTGGCGCAAGGCCTCCCCTCTGGCTGCTGGTAGCAATAGGCCAAAGGGACCTGGTTGCCCAGTTTGGGACAGCGGATCTCCAGGGCTTGGGTATCCATTGGTCTCTCCCATGAGAGCCCCCAAGCGGCCTTGATTACCAGGCCTCCCAGGGTGCTGCTGATTACAGGCCCAGGGTTCAATAGCATAAATAAAACTCAGGCAAGGATTTGGGGGCCTTAGCCCCCAACCCCCCGCCTACTTCAGAGAAACAATCCCTCTCATCATTACTGGTTTTTAGCTCAGACTTTGGGTTTTGGCAAGGCCGAGATATCCTTGAGGGCCCGTTCGATCTCCTCTTCGGGCAGATCGTGGTCCGCCAGCTTCCCCTCCATAAAGGCCGAGTATGCCCCCAGATCCACCAGCCCGTGGCCGCTCCAGTTGAAAAGGATCACCTTCTGGCGGCCTTCCTCCTTGGCCTTGAGAGCCTCCCTTATGACCACGGCTATGGCATGGGCCGTCTCAGGAGCGCTGATGAAGCCCTCTGACTGGGCAAAGGTGATGCCTGCCCTGAAGGTTTCCATCTGGGGCACCGCCACTGGCGTGACCAGCCCATCCATGACCAGCTGACTTACTATGGGAGCCATGCCATGATAGCGCAGCCCCCCTGCATGGATGGGCTCGGGCACAAAGGTGTGTCCCAAGGTGTGCATGGGAAGAAGGGGAGTCATGCCCACTGTGTCTCCAAAATCATAGGCAAAGGGCCCCCTTGTCATGGTGGGACAGGATGCCGGTTCCACTGCGTAGACCTGCACCTGCTTACCATTTATCTTGTCGGCCACGAAGGGCAAGGCCAGGCCTGCGAAGTTGCTTCCACCTCCTGCACACCCGATAACCACATCGGGATAGTCCCCCACCTGGGCCATCTGTTTCTTGGCTTCCAGGCCTATTATGGTCTGGTGAAGCAGAACGTGGTTCAAAACACTACCCAGGGAGTACTTGGTATCATCCCGGCTGACGGCGGCCTCCACGGCCTCGCTTATGGCAATGCCCAGGCTGCCTGGGGAGTTGGGGTTTTGAGCCAGGATCTTCCTGCCCGCCTCGGTCTCCTGGCTTGGACTGGGGGTGCAATTGGCACCCCAGGTCTGCATCATTATTCTTCTGTAAGGTTTCTGCTCGTAGGAAATGCGCACCATGAAAACCTTGCACTCCAGGCCGAAAAGCTTGCAGGCAAAGCTAAGGGCGCTTCCCCACTGGCCTGCCCCGGTCTCGGTAGTGAGCCTCTTCACACCAGCCACCTTGTTGTAATAGGCCTGAGGCACCGCTGTGTTGGGTTTGTGGCTGCCGGGGGGGCTGACTCCCTCGTTCTTGAAGTAAATCTTGGCAGGAGTCTGCAGGTGGTCTTCCAGGGCCTTTGCTCGCACAAGCGGGGTTGGCCTCCAAAGCAGATATTTCTCCAGCACCGGCTCAGGGATGTTGATCCAGCGATCCTGGCTCATCTCCTGCTCCAAGAGGTTCATGGGGAAAATAGGGGCCATGTCCTCAGGGCCCACCGGCTGCCCGGTGGCCGGGTGCAGCGGGGGCTGAAGTCCCCTGGGAAGATCTGGCAGAATGTTGTACCACTGCCTGGGGATGTCCGCCTCCTGAAGCAGGATCTTCTTGGCTCCCTCCATGTTCTTGCCTCCTTTCCTGTGCTCTTGGTCTTATTTACCCCCATGGGGGTCTGAAAAACAAAAAA
Protein-coding regions in this window:
- a CDS encoding polysaccharide biosynthesis tyrosine autokinase, translated to MSKVFEALQKAEKDKVVPKPTIQGPAPGTQEEQEPIPAEVASLASMLDRAREGQLPALSPWLLVYNRGYGQVVEQIKRLRTHILHSHPGSEAPRVILVTSASAGEGKSLVSANLAASIAQGIRESAWLVDADLRHGRLHRFFGMKPAPGLSDYLAGELDLEQVLRETGIQKLSFIASGSNRENPIELISSERMKSLVEKIRSQEEETFVVLDSTPALLTSEPRILAQMADGVVFVVRHDLTPRNGLKEAMEYFPKEKILALVFNDVPPQALKLYGHAYGAYYYGGSYKPKDEKTRS
- a CDS encoding Ser-Thr-rich GPI-anchored membrane family protein, producing MANSLISKLNEPSRQDSQPRVNYFLVNVGTILNKGRFRKLLCLLGQMMTLAWALPAMGESFKFQWDRSPEPQVAGYVLYWGSESRQYGAHLVLGTDVCQGNSCSAELDLEQGHWYVAVTAFDQHGNESDFSQELHVISEASEPTLIYPNGNITWIKGCVYDILWKNFPDSKVTLELLKDGVPVKKIAKGTNNDGVFSWVVSKKLQPAEGYKVRVSGKNVSDSSEEELRIIAPTVISPAKGALMEKSAPQNIVWDPESFCGPEVDILLLKGNKTVMSIASMAPNTGTYQWEIPSELKPSPRYRIKIESVSNKGCFGYSEGYFSTQ
- a CDS encoding PKD domain-containing protein produces the protein MAGTLKLVFSGTESREMGKGALGRLAQTDQRPAKGCLVRREMRLSPWFLFFLPFLFLFLPQHCLGASFTLAWDPNQEPDLAGYKLYYGTSSRSYSQNVNVGNVTLYNLAGLQAGVTYYFAVTAYDTEGNESDYSNEVSARENLPPQASASSSVTSGQAPLIVNFQGSGADQDGTIVSYSWDFGDGSTSSLQNPSHTFMSAGNFTARLTVTDNDGATATASVQITVTPANQPPTVNVTAAPSSGHVPLTVSFVGSGSDPDGTIVEYSWVFGDGTGSNQQSTSHTYTNPGTYTATLTVRDDAGATASKSVQITVSPPNQPPSLTAEASPLRGAPPLTVSFTAVATDPDGEIVSVLWDFGDGTTATQLNAQHTYSSEGTFTAVLQVRDDDGAMQSKSFTIRVNAAPSPPKGLKLSKK
- a CDS encoding thiamine pyrophosphate-dependent enzyme; translation: MARRQREVLMGNEAIALGLLEGGCQVITGYPGTPSSEILPAALKMSRKWEVPLYAEWSINEKVAFDQAFAAAMVGKRAACCMKQVGLNVACDSLMSSAYTGVEGGFLVVSCDDPGPHSSQTEQDSRRMAWIAKVPVLDPSCPQEARTLARRGLEISERFNIPVMLRSVTRLSHGRQDMKVGSLAPSLRPNKASFKRNPSRWAATPRFRFLLHKELNQKLRRLEAVSEGMTRLRGALKADARIPLGILAGGVPALVAMELLEEEGLHEIPLLVVNMPFPFPRKKAGEFLESCEKVLVLEEPDSFLEVQLPDKTRVMGRSTGHVPSEGELLPEIIWEVMERALGEVKGKPGSRTRARQRTLLDRALEEAQLPGRRPTLCAGCPHRASFYAIRRAFPKAIYPSDIGCYTLGSNLGGVDTVLDMGSGITLASGIYQAFSLDNQEQPIVATMGDSTFYHSGISALVNAVHNRARFVLVILDNQVTAMTGMQSTPAWNQRADGSPGNPVPLERLVAGCGVDFVQVCDPYDVKAMVKALKGAWERSASEQAGVSVVIARHPCVLHQGKRALSGATPPLVTERCKACRHCLEAFECPALAWDESKGQVVVLESLCVGCGVCVLVCPRGAIKPKEEVAL
- a CDS encoding 2-oxoacid:acceptor oxidoreductase family protein, with the protein product MLLAGVGGQGILFVTGLLAHVALAKGWAVCACETHGMAQRGGSVVSHLRMGKKEAGPLIRKGKADLLLGLNEDEGLRYLAYLKRGGFLVLEQGKNKLGLPSLARYLNSMDIKAASVPALSVAGKSGFLLGANLVLVGAACALGWLPFSAPELERGLQALSRESLLEQNLGSLRLGLNIFREEAGLQPSPADGNRKRADGPGNRKGLLSV
- a CDS encoding TrpB-like pyridoxal phosphate-dependent enzyme, whose product is MEGAKKILLQEADIPRQWYNILPDLPRGLQPPLHPATGQPVGPEDMAPIFPMNLLEQEMSQDRWINIPEPVLEKYLLWRPTPLVRAKALEDHLQTPAKIYFKNEGVSPPGSHKPNTAVPQAYYNKVAGVKRLTTETGAGQWGSALSFACKLFGLECKVFMVRISYEQKPYRRIMMQTWGANCTPSPSQETEAGRKILAQNPNSPGSLGIAISEAVEAAVSRDDTKYSLGSVLNHVLLHQTIIGLEAKKQMAQVGDYPDVVIGCAGGGSNFAGLALPFVADKINGKQVQVYAVEPASCPTMTRGPFAYDFGDTVGMTPLLPMHTLGHTFVPEPIHAGGLRYHGMAPIVSQLVMDGLVTPVAVPQMETFRAGITFAQSEGFISAPETAHAIAVVIREALKAKEEGRQKVILFNWSGHGLVDLGAYSAFMEGKLADHDLPEEEIERALKDISALPKPKV